A segment of the Salminus brasiliensis chromosome 5, fSalBra1.hap2, whole genome shotgun sequence genome:
tttatgtaattccTTGTTTTTATGTAATTCATTTAAAAGCAAATGATGTGTGCATAACGGGCTGGTTGCAGGATTTCTTTGGAAAGTCAGACCCCTACCTGGAGTTTTTCAGGCAAACAGAGACAGGATGGCAGCTTGCCCACAGAACAGAGGTATGCCTTAACTGATGCTGTTATGAACTGCTAGGACAGTGTacaatttttcttttattacacACATTTCAGAAGACGGTGTATCCGCTCTGTAATGTGTACCTACCATTCTCTAGCAAATTGTCCAATTTCCAGATCAAAATTAAACACTGGCTCCAAGGATATGATGTAAAATGATCTTTGACCTGTCTTTTGTTCTGCTAAAGGTGGTGAAGAACAACCTTAATCCCTCTTGGAGGCCGTTCAAAATCCCTCTACAATCTCTCTGTGGAGGAGATATGGAGAAACCCATTAAGGTAAAGTCTccttcctactgaataaatctattattataaatgtatttattttttgtgcaTGGGTTTGATCTAACATGATAACTAACAAGATTATGGTATTATATAGCTTATATAACGCACTCACTGGTGGCTCTTTAGGGACTGCATTATATCCTTTGTGGACCCTGAGTTGATTTTAAATTGCCATCTGGAGTTGTTCTTGTGTGCTGGAGATGTGTTTGGAGATGTGTTTCTTGTTCTGCTGCCAAACATCTCTAAAAGAAAATAAGTGTGTCATACATTGGTGGTTTTGTTGAGATGCGTTCCATTTCATGGTGGTGTTAACTTTATGTGGTGTTTTGTCTGTACATACCAAGTACTAGAAGTTTAAAGTCATCTCATCCTCCATCTGGAGTGTTGTGTTTCACCGTTGTGGTACGCTTCATTGTGACCCTACTCAGTGTTTGCTAGTGAGACAGATATCAAAATATCTGTTGTACTTGGTATGGTGACTTTTATCTTATACAATATCACTGATAATTTCCTGACTAATGTACTATATCTGGTGATAGACACTGAAGATGGGGGAACTCATTTCGTCTTCCATCTGGACATTTTACAGTATTGCTTTGTCCTGGTATGCCTTTTTAAGCAGTGTGTTGATTTTTGTAGTCATAGTCATAAAATAATTTGCATTGTTAGAATCGTAGAAATTTGCTTGCTGTGTTTTGATTGGTTTTGGAGGGCATATCCACTTTTACACTCTCTGGCATGCTGTGTGAATATGAATTGATTTGTTAAATATGTTTGAAAAGTGAGATTTGGATTGTGATATTGTATCTTTAACATTTCTGCAGGTAGAATGTTATGACTATGACAATGATGGGTCACATGACCTTATTGGAATTTTTGAGACCAATATGAAACGTCTACAGGAGGCTACACGTACTTCACCGGTGAGGGCAACATATAAAACACTTGGATTTTTCTTTTGGTGTATATATTCTGTGGGTGTGTGATTCAGATGAATGAATTTTGTCCTACAGGCAGAGTTTGACTGTATAAAcattaagaagaaacaaaagaagaagaactATAAGAACTCTGGTGTTGTGAGCGTTAAACTCTGCCAGGTATTGTATCAGAGCCATCGCTTCTGTCTTTGAATGTCACTTTGGCCATACTGTCCATTACACCATTGTGATAGATCTCCTGTCTTTAGCCCTTAGAAGTCACAGTTGTCACTGACAAGGCATGTTGTAATTTGATATTGATCACTTATCATTAAAATCTTAGCAAAACAAGCAGATAAATTCTCTTGTGAACTTTAAATCAGTGCcaaatttgtatttgtaagTAGAAGACATATTTTATGAAGACAGTCTTTTTATGTTCTATACGTAAGTacttaaatatatttttgtcaTGACATCggtacaaaaagaaaaaagttacttaatgtataattattattattaataaaagtaagCTGTACCactagtaaaaaacaaaaaacagtaatAGCTGTTAACGTGTTTTGTGCTTGATTTGTCATGACATTAAAGTGTTGTGTAATTTTCCATTTTCACTGTTTAGGTGGTAAAAGAGTATACCTTCTTGGATTACATCATGGGTGGCTGCCAGATAAATTTTATTGTAAGTACATTTCAGTCATAGATATAGTGTCatgcataaataataaattcttAAAAGTCAGCCAAATAGTCTGTATTAGATGTCACACTTTACCTGCTCTATAAAAATACTCCCTAATTCAATTATAATTGGTCAGACTGTGAAAATAAAGAACAAAGAACATTGTAAGGTAATCTGGGTACAAGAGAGGAAATTCTATTGAATAGTCCTCAACATAAGGATAACACCTTGATCATTTTTTTTGCTGTAGGTTGGAGTGGACTTCACAGGGTCAAACGGTGACCCAAGGTCTCCTGACTCTTTGCACTACATCAGTCCTAATGGAGTAAACGAGTACCTTAGTGCCATCTGGTCTGTTGGACTTGTGATCCAGGATTATGACAGGTTAGGCAGTATTTGatcttaatattaatgttaagtCTAAGTAAATGACTCATACACTGCAACACTGTAAAACCTTTTAGTGCAACTATTTTTTAGATATTATAAGGAAGTGAGAAATTTGATCTGCTGAAGTATTTGTGCCTCACTAAGATACATTTTTGCCAGTGATAAAactccttcttcttcctgtaCTTTACCAATATAGAtagaaagggtttttttttttttttaatcaataagaAAGTCTTCCATAggatttgttttgttgtttggaGCATATTTAATGCTCATACTTGTGATAGGAGACTAAATACAAGTTTCAAGTTGCAAGTGTAATTTTTTTTCCTGGTTTGAAGTGACATCTGCCTGGGAAAATTGATCAGATCACAGCCAAGTTTGGTGAGACAAGTCAGGCCAAATTCCCTTCCAGTGACCTGATTAAACCAGATTTTAAATAGaactgctcatttgttgttacctctgaaatcaaggggattaaaaacaTATGATGTGTATGCTTCTGCCATATGGTGAATATAAAATACGAGTAACACCTGTAAAATTGGAAATTACCCCAGAAATCTTGTAAATCCCTGTAATCACTTTAGAGACACAGAAGGGCTAATAGTAAAATGTTGCCATCAGCTACTCATGAAGAAACAGATTTCTTTTAACACAGTTAATATAGTCTGTGTTAAACATCTTCTGTGTAACTTTGTGGTTTGACTTTCAGcatgaaattatttattatataataacgCAAATGAAGATGTCTGTGTTGTATGTAACAATTATGTTATCTTGTTTTTTACAGTGACAAATTGTTCCCAGCTTTTGGTTTTGGGGCTCAGATTCCACCACAGTGGCAGgtaaatttaaatattatagATGCAGTTGACTTGGAGCGATATGGCATGTTATGCAGTGAAGACATTATGATGTGAAGTGCCCTCAAAGagtatgattataataattagttTTCTTTACAGGTGTCCCATGAGTTTCCTCTCAACTTCAATCCATCAAATCCATTCTGTGCTGGTAAGTGACCATATCAGAGTGGACAATAACCCTGCCATTGAATCTGTGGTGCAGTTGCTGAGATATGGAATATTAAacatgtgttttgtttgtttgtcttgttttctgcaGGCGTGGAGGGCATGGTGGAGGCTTATAGGCTGTGCTTGCCCCAGGTCAAACTCTACGGTCCTACAAATTTTTCTCCCATCATAAGACATGTGAGCCACTTTGCTCAGCAGGCGCTACAGCAGAACACAGCCTCAGTGAGTGTGCTCTCAGAACACTTTCTGAATTAAATTAGAAACACTTTATGTGCATTTTATGTCATATAAAAGCTTTTCAGTGCTTTAGGGTTAGTTGGTGATTTGGTGTACTGCATTGTACTAATTTCTCCTACATGTGTCTCTCTGTATGGCAGCAATACTATGTCCTGCTCATCATCACAGATGGTGTGATAACAGACATGGATCAGACCCGTGCTGCCATCGTAGCTGCTTCCCACTTGCCCCTGTCCATCATCattgtgggtgtgggtggggcTGACTTCACTGACATGGAGATTTTGGATGGGGATGACGGACGTCTAAGGTCTCCGTCCGGTGAGCTCGCTGTGCGGGACATCGTGCAGTTTGTGCCTTTCCGAAAATTCCAGAATGTGAGTGGACTCTCTTCACCTCTCTAATCTGTTCCTATTTTTCCAGCTGAGATTTTGAGCATTATCTCTGTCCTCAAAGCTATACCATCCATACCATATATCTCCTTCAGTTGCTTTATAATCACGTTTTTGCTAATAATGTCACTGTACTAGTCCGCATAATAAACAGGTTAACAAGCTTGATATTCTGCAATTCTtctaaatatctaaatattgaaatattattaGGTAATAGTTCATAACTGCCCAAAGTCAAGATAATATTGAATTccatagtacagtatagtacatTGTGTTGTACTATGTACTACTCATTAAATTCTGTTATGTcatttagtattatttattgatAGTAGTTCATAGACATAATACGTTTTTGTACATAATATAATTTGCACATGCTGCCTTTGGTGGGTTTCTTTTTCCTTCTAGATTTTTCTAGGCTTTAATAGacagctttttatttttccctttttatcTATCTCATTTCAGGCATCCAGGGAAACACTTG
Coding sequences within it:
- the cpne3 gene encoding copine-3 isoform X2, with the protein product MATQCVTKVELTVSCEKLLDMDVGSKSDPLCVLQMNTSGNHWFEVARTERVKNCLDPKFAKKLVIDYHFELVQKLKFGIYDIDNKTIDLSDDDFLGELECSLGQIVSSGKLTRPLILKNKKPAGKGTITISAEEIKDNRVVNFEVEARKLDNKDFFGKSDPYLEFFRQTETGWQLAHRTEVVKNNLNPSWRPFKIPLQSLCGGDMEKPIKVECYDYDNDGSHDLIGIFETNMKRLQEATRTSPAEFDCINIKKKQKKKNYKNSGVVSVKLCQVVKEYTFLDYIMGGCQINFIVGVDFTGSNGDPRSPDSLHYISPNGVNEYLSAIWSVGLVIQDYDSDKLFPAFGFGAQIPPQWQVSHEFPLNFNPSNPFCAGVEGMVEAYRLCLPQVKLYGPTNFSPIIRHVSHFAQQALQQNTASQYYVLLIITDGVITDMDQTRAAIVAASHLPLSIIIVGVGGADFTDMEILDGDDGRLRSPSGELAVRDIVQFVPFRKFQNASRETLAQCVLAELPQQLVSYFRYKNLQPPHDPNPS
- the cpne3 gene encoding copine-3 isoform X1; this encodes MATQCVTKVELTVSCEKLLDMDVGSKSDPLCVLQMNTSGNHWFEVARTERVKNCLDPKFAKKLVIDYHFELVQKLKFGIYDIDNKTIDLSDDDFLGELECSLGQIVSSGKLTRPLILKNKKPAGKGTITISAEEIKDNRVVNFEVEARKLDNKDFFGKSDPYLEFFRQTETGWQLAHRTEVVKNNLNPSWRPFKIPLQSLCGGDMEKPIKVECYDYDNDGSHDLIGIFETNMKRLQEATRTSPAEFDCINIKKKQKKKNYKNSGVVSVKLCQVVKEYTFLDYIMGGCQINFIVGVDFTGSNGDPRSPDSLHYISPNGVNEYLSAIWSVGLVIQDYDSDKLFPAFGFGAQIPPQWQVSHEFPLNFNPSNPFCAGVEGMVEAYRLCLPQVKLYGPTNFSPIIRHVSHFAQQALQQNTASQYYVLLIITDGVITDMDQTRAAIVAASHLPLSIIIVGVGGADFTDMEILDGDDGRLRSPSGELAVRDIVQFVPFRKFQNAPKEALAQSVLAEVPGQVVTFFNMLKLSPLNSSTPVATAE